A region from the Deltaproteobacteria bacterium CG2_30_66_27 genome encodes:
- a CDS encoding glucose dehydrogenase, giving the protein MKAVAVSPGKPDSIHLRDVPEPSLEEITDGRGVLVKVLRVGLDGTDKEINAGEYGTSPPGEDYLVLGHESFGIVEETGPAVTELVRGDYVVATVRRPGASFYDRIGMQDMTTDDVYFERGINLRHGFLAEAFVESAEHLVKIPPGLNDVGVLLEPTSVVEKGIAQAYEIQRRMRIWRPRRAAVLGAGPVGLLATMALRLRGLEVCTFGLRKPPYLNSGLLREIGACYHSTRDTSLTDAAGDHGPFDLIFEATGYSPIVFEAMNVLGKNGVLVLSSVTGGGRSVEVPADRINLGFVLGNKVVVGTVNANRDHFEEGVRDLAHAELQWPGWLPKLLTHPVKGLDRYAEAMRLLTEGMDVIKVFVKVSERP; this is encoded by the coding sequence ATGAAGGCGGTTGCCGTTTCCCCGGGAAAACCGGACTCGATCCACCTGCGGGACGTCCCGGAACCGTCGCTCGAAGAGATCACCGACGGCCGCGGGGTCCTGGTGAAGGTCCTCCGCGTGGGACTGGACGGCACCGACAAGGAGATCAACGCCGGAGAGTACGGGACATCTCCCCCGGGGGAGGACTACCTCGTCCTCGGCCATGAATCGTTCGGGATCGTCGAGGAGACCGGCCCGGCGGTAACGGAGCTGGTCCGTGGGGACTACGTGGTGGCCACCGTCCGCCGCCCCGGCGCCTCCTTCTACGACCGGATCGGGATGCAGGACATGACGACGGACGACGTCTACTTCGAGCGGGGGATCAACCTCCGACACGGCTTCCTCGCCGAGGCGTTCGTCGAATCCGCGGAGCACCTCGTCAAGATCCCGCCGGGGCTGAACGACGTCGGGGTCCTTCTGGAACCGACCAGCGTGGTCGAGAAGGGAATTGCGCAGGCATACGAGATCCAGCGACGGATGCGGATCTGGCGCCCGCGCCGGGCGGCCGTCCTCGGGGCGGGGCCGGTAGGGCTCCTGGCCACCATGGCCCTTCGGCTCCGGGGGCTCGAAGTGTGCACCTTCGGTCTGCGAAAGCCGCCGTACCTCAATTCCGGACTGCTGCGGGAGATCGGGGCCTGTTACCACAGCACCCGCGACACTTCCCTGACCGATGCCGCGGGGGACCACGGCCCGTTCGACCTGATCTTCGAGGCCACCGGATACTCCCCCATCGTGTTCGAAGCGATGAACGTGCTGGGGAAGAACGGCGTCCTCGTCCTCTCCAGCGTCACCGGCGGAGGCCGCAGCGTCGAGGTCCCCGCCGACCGGATCAACCTCGGGTTCGTCCTCGGCAACAAGGTGGTCGTAGGCACGGTGAACGCGAACCGCGACCACTTCGAGGAGGGGGTACGGGACCTCGCCCATGCGGAGCTGCAATGGCCCGGGTGGCTCCCGAAGCTCCTGACCCACCCGGTGAAAGGACTGGACCGGTACGCGGAGGCCATGCGGCTCCTCACGGAAGGAATGGACGTCATCAAGGTGTTCGTGAAGGTGTCCGAGAGGCCATGA